Genomic DNA from Setaria italica strain Yugu1 chromosome V, Setaria_italica_v2.0, whole genome shotgun sequence:
TCAACGACAGCGGTGTAGATGACGACCTCCGGGATGGCGCCCTTTTCCCGCATTAAGCCGAACAGCTTCATGGCGTCCTGCACCAACCCGTTCTTGCACAGCCCGTCGAGCATCGAGACGGCGTTGGGGATAAGCCCGGTCTCCTTCATCTTCCGGAAGATCTCGTCCACGTCCAccggctgcgccggcgccggctcatCCTCAGGCTGCTTCCGCTCGGCCCCGGCTCCCGTAGCGGCGGCGCCAGAGGGGCCATCGCCCAGCTTCAGCTTCTCCAGcagcgtctcgccgacggcctTCTGCGCGCTCCGCTCGGGTCGCtcctgctgcggctgcggctgcctACCAGCGGAAGCAGAGGCGTCGGGGCCTCCCCTGCCACGCCTCGgcgggggggggagggggttgTTCTCGGGGTCGGCGCCGAAGTTGAGGGTGCGGAGGAACGCTTCATCCTCCTCGTCCTTCTGCGCCTCGCGGatcacccggcggcggcggtcgcccgTGGAGTAGAGGCGCGGGAGCCCCCCCACGCCGCCCaggagaaggaggcggcggagggcgccCGATCTCGCCGGAATCTGCAGGCTCATCTCTCACTTCCTCTGACTCCCTCTCTCTcgctcgtggcggcggcgcccacccgATAGCAGAGAGAAAAGCAGGAGAACGGGCGTGCAGCCCGCAGCCCGACAGCCCAGCACGAAGCCCAGTTTTTTTTGCCCGTCTCAAGCCCAGTCCGGCCCGTAACTCTTCGGGCTCGGGCTGGCCCAACCTGATGGCTCGTGCCGGGCGTGGGCTGGTTTCTCGGCCCGACGCGCAGCACGGCCTGGCATGATTTTAGCATCGGGTCCGAAATGACCCGTTAACCTCCTCTCTACCGGCCCAACAACAGCAAAAATGCTATCTGCGTTTAACTCCCACCCATTAGGCCATCACCCCATCCTCTCCTATCTACTGCCCTGCCCACGTCAACCTCCAGACTCCAATCCTCCACACATCTCTCGCATCTTCCCTATCGGCGGCGCAGGGGCCAGTGAGCGGCAGCGCGAGGAGATGGAGGCGTGGGGGGCTGGAGAGCGGCGTCGTTAGGGGATGGCGGTGTTGGGGGCTGGGGAGCAGCGACGCGggaggacggcagcggcggtggtgtGAGGCGACCGCGGCGGTAGCGCGGGGtccagggagcggcggcggcggcgcgggaggacaatagcgacggcggcggcgcgagggggcAGCAGCGC
This window encodes:
- the LOC101765980 gene encoding pentatricopeptide repeat-containing protein At4g38150; amino-acid sequence: MSLQIPARSGALRRLLLLGGVGGLPRLYSTGDRRRRVIREAQKDEEDEAFLRTLNFGADPENNPLPPPPRRGRGGPDASASAGRQPQPQQERPERSAQKAVGETLLEKLKLGDGPSGAAATGAGAERKQPEDEPAPAQPVDVDEIFRKMKETGLIPNAVSMLDGLCKNGLVQDAMKLFGLMREKGAIPEVVIYTAVVEAFCKVANLDDAVRIFRKMQGNGVIPNAFSYWLLIQGLYKGGRLDDAIGFCVEMFEAGLAPNAETFVGLVDAVCKKKGVDEGEKLVRSFQDRNFAIDEKSIREHLDKKGPFSPVVWEVIFGKRKSGRPF